One window of the Vicinamibacterales bacterium genome contains the following:
- a CDS encoding fused MFS/spermidine synthase, giving the protein MRSVRAVAFQLTIAIGAFLLFLVEPMAARFLLPWFGGSPSVWSTCLLFFQAALLAGYVYAHLTRRLGPGRQAKLHLILLAAAILTLPIIPSPAWKPTDPAHPAIKILLLLAATVGLPYVLLAATAPMVQDWFARLRVHGEEEDARPRHGVYWLYALSNLGSLLGLLAYPTSIERWLSIRGQAWFWSAGFVMFGAVCTWAALQVWRLPAPVVSAAELTQDEAPVRAGDRAMWLLLSLTGTGLLLAVTNELCQNVAVVPLLWIVPLTAYLLTFIVCFSGQYRRSVWMWVLIGTLGFLSWLVRQTVTEPFAVQVGALLSVLFAGCMVCHGELVSIRPAPRHLTAFYLAVAAGGSIGGIAVAIVAPSVFDRLWEFPLFTLLPLLLLMLAVARDAHSRLRRGWWRLGWVVLIAALSVSTYELVRPSESDEAAEVARTRNFYGVLTVLEDEPDQEPRLRRLRNGQILHGAQFVDPAHKMDVTTYYGDGSGVEVAIDQHPKRDDNLPLRIGVIGLGAGTIAALGRAGDTVQFFEINPAAVDFARRYFTFLAGSPAKIEITLGDARLSLERELRDPARQHTYDVLAIDAFSGDAIPVHLLTREAFALYREALHEDGVLAVHVSNHYLDLPPIVRGLALEQGRQVAMIETNDDDSQGLDSSTWMLVTNNQAMLENAEPYATKPGTNERSLVWTDAFSSLLQVLKK; this is encoded by the coding sequence GTGCGATCCGTGAGAGCCGTCGCCTTTCAGCTGACCATCGCGATCGGCGCGTTCCTGCTGTTCCTCGTCGAGCCGATGGCTGCGCGGTTCCTGCTGCCATGGTTCGGCGGGTCGCCTTCGGTGTGGAGCACCTGCCTGCTCTTCTTTCAGGCGGCGCTGCTCGCCGGCTACGTCTATGCGCACCTGACGCGGCGGCTCGGGCCGGGCCGTCAGGCGAAGCTGCATCTGATCCTGCTCGCCGCCGCGATCCTGACGCTGCCGATCATTCCGTCGCCAGCCTGGAAGCCCACGGATCCGGCGCATCCGGCGATCAAGATCCTGCTGCTGCTCGCGGCCACGGTCGGGCTCCCCTACGTGCTGCTCGCGGCCACCGCGCCGATGGTGCAGGACTGGTTCGCCCGTCTGCGTGTGCACGGCGAAGAGGAGGACGCGCGGCCCCGCCATGGGGTGTACTGGCTGTACGCGCTCTCGAACCTCGGCTCGCTGCTCGGGCTGCTGGCCTACCCGACCTCGATCGAGCGCTGGCTCTCGATTCGCGGCCAAGCCTGGTTCTGGTCGGCCGGCTTCGTCATGTTTGGCGCGGTCTGTACCTGGGCGGCGCTGCAGGTGTGGCGGCTGCCGGCGCCCGTGGTGAGTGCCGCCGAGCTCACACAGGACGAGGCGCCGGTGCGCGCCGGGGATCGCGCGATGTGGCTCCTGCTGTCGCTGACCGGCACCGGGCTGCTGCTCGCCGTCACCAACGAGCTCTGTCAGAACGTGGCCGTCGTGCCGCTGCTGTGGATCGTGCCGCTCACCGCCTACCTGCTGACGTTCATCGTCTGCTTCTCGGGACAGTACCGGCGGTCGGTCTGGATGTGGGTGCTGATCGGCACGCTCGGCTTTCTGTCGTGGCTCGTTCGTCAGACCGTGACCGAACCCTTCGCGGTCCAAGTGGGCGCCCTGCTCTCGGTGCTCTTCGCGGGATGCATGGTGTGCCACGGCGAGCTGGTGTCCATCCGCCCGGCGCCGCGGCACCTGACGGCTTTCTACCTGGCGGTGGCGGCAGGCGGCAGCATCGGCGGCATCGCGGTGGCGATCGTCGCGCCGAGTGTCTTCGACCGTCTCTGGGAGTTCCCGCTGTTCACGTTGCTGCCTCTGCTGCTGCTGATGCTGGCCGTGGCGCGCGACGCGCACTCACGGCTGCGGCGGGGCTGGTGGCGGCTCGGTTGGGTGGTGCTGATTGCGGCGCTCAGCGTGTCCACCTACGAGCTGGTCAGGCCCTCGGAGTCGGACGAGGCGGCCGAAGTGGCGCGCACCCGCAATTTCTACGGCGTACTCACGGTGCTCGAGGACGAACCGGATCAGGAGCCGCGGCTGCGGCGGCTTCGCAACGGCCAGATCCTGCACGGCGCGCAGTTCGTCGATCCGGCGCACAAGATGGACGTCACGACGTACTACGGCGACGGCAGCGGCGTCGAGGTGGCGATCGATCAGCACCCGAAACGCGACGACAACCTGCCGCTGCGCATCGGCGTCATCGGTCTCGGTGCCGGCACCATCGCGGCGCTCGGCCGGGCCGGCGACACCGTGCAGTTCTTCGAGATCAACCCCGCGGCTGTGGATTTCGCCCGGCGCTATTTCACCTTCCTGGCCGGCTCGCCCGCGAAGATCGAGATCACGCTCGGCGACGCCCGCCTGTCGCTCGAGCGCGAGCTGCGCGATCCCGCCAGGCAGCACACCTACGACGTGCTGGCAATCGACGCCTTCTCCGGCGACGCGATCCCGGTGCACCTGCTCACCCGCGAAGCGTTCGCGTTGTACCGCGAGGCTCTCCACGAAGACGGCGTGCTGGCCGTCCACGTCAGCAACCACTATCTCGATCTGCCGCCGATCGTCCGCGGTCTTGCGCTCGAACAGGGACGGCAGGTCGCGATGATCGAGACGAACGACGACGACTCGCAGGGACTCGACAGCAGCACCTGGATGCTGGTGACGAACAATCAGGCGATGCTCGAGAACGCCGAACCCTACGCCACCAAGCCCGGGACGAACGAGCGATCGCTCGTGTGGACCGACGCGTTCAGCAGCCTGCTGCAGGTATTGAAGAAATAG
- a CDS encoding VOC family protein → MGGTPRPGSVTWLDLTVEDADRIGEFYRAVTGWARHVLPMGEYHDYVMKDADGQEVAGVCHARGGNTTLPAQWLVYITVEDLDHSMAECQRLGGAVLMPPRSYGGGRYCVIQDPAAAVCALCQPSDAA, encoded by the coding sequence ATGGGAGGGACTCCCCGTCCTGGCTCGGTCACCTGGCTCGATCTCACCGTCGAAGACGCCGATCGAATCGGCGAGTTCTACCGCGCCGTCACCGGCTGGGCACGCCACGTGCTGCCGATGGGCGAGTACCACGACTACGTGATGAAGGACGCCGACGGGCAGGAAGTGGCCGGCGTCTGCCACGCGCGCGGCGGCAATACCACGCTTCCTGCGCAGTGGCTGGTCTACATCACCGTCGAGGATCTCGATCACAGCATGGCGGAGTGCCAGCGCCTCGGCGGCGCCGTACTGATGCCGCCGCGCAGCTATGGCGGCGGCCGCTACTGCGTGATCCAGGATCCGGCTGCCGCCGTCTGCGCGCTCTGTCAGCCGTCCGACGCCGCGTAA
- a CDS encoding DinB family protein, whose product MNTLIAALVLAPAVMAPAQMPDSMAANPIASSARMFLEEQAGAIGQAATLMPAEKYAYHPTPAQMTFGALMQHIAQTNVRLCSAIGGGAAPPPASPVHATKAALVTAVADSFKMCNAALAKLTDSQLSEVVEIAGNKVPRGYLVMTIVADWADHYSTAASYLRLNNIVPPTARQP is encoded by the coding sequence ATGAATACGCTGATTGCCGCGCTTGTCCTGGCGCCTGCCGTCATGGCACCGGCGCAGATGCCCGATTCCATGGCCGCCAATCCCATCGCGTCCTCGGCGCGCATGTTTCTGGAAGAACAGGCCGGCGCGATCGGCCAGGCCGCCACCCTGATGCCAGCCGAGAAGTACGCGTATCACCCGACGCCCGCGCAGATGACGTTCGGCGCCCTGATGCAGCACATCGCGCAGACGAACGTCCGCCTGTGCTCGGCGATCGGCGGCGGGGCCGCGCCGCCGCCGGCCTCCCCGGTACACGCCACCAAGGCGGCGCTCGTCACGGCCGTGGCCGACTCGTTCAAGATGTGCAACGCGGCGCTGGCGAAGCTGACCGACAGTCAGCTGAGCGAGGTCGTCGAGATCGCGGGAAACAAGGTGCCGCGCGGTTATCTGGTCATGACGATCGTGGCCGACTGGGCCGATCACTATTCGACGGCCGCGTCGTACCTGCGGCTCAACAACATCGTGCCGCCCACCGCACGCCAGCCGTAG
- a CDS encoding helix-turn-helix transcriptional regulator yields MVTLPPKERLILDLLIEQPDFGLRLVQRSTGRLKRGTVYVTLARMQRKGFVRSETETPMPGAIGLPRRIYFATPLGERARRAWSQLSAALAWVE; encoded by the coding sequence ATGGTGACGCTTCCGCCCAAAGAACGGCTGATTCTCGACCTCCTCATCGAGCAGCCGGACTTCGGCCTTCGCCTCGTCCAGCGATCGACGGGCCGGCTCAAACGGGGCACGGTCTACGTGACGCTCGCCCGGATGCAGCGGAAGGGGTTCGTTCGATCCGAAACCGAGACCCCGATGCCAGGCGCGATCGGGTTGCCGCGCCGGATCTACTTCGCCACGCCGCTCGGCGAGCGCGCCCGGCGCGCGTGGTCGCAGCTGTCGGCGGCGCTGGCGTGGGTCGAGTGA
- a CDS encoding HAD-IA family hydrolase: MTPHGLTLLVFDLDGTLIDSRRDLADAANALIVERGGTPLAVDAVTAMVGEGAALLVRRALAAANLRCEDPDAALARFLALYDERLLAHTVLYDGTREMLESLAARVPLAVLTNKPQRPTERILEGLGIRRCFTWVVGGDSVFGRKPDPAGLNHLIATAGSTRGDTVMVGDSAIDLRTARAAGVRCCLVRYGFGFPTAEREPHGDEFIAEAAADLLRLTSG, encoded by the coding sequence GTGACACCGCACGGGCTGACCCTCCTCGTTTTCGATCTCGACGGAACCCTGATCGATTCGAGACGTGACCTCGCCGACGCCGCCAACGCGCTCATCGTCGAGCGCGGCGGCACGCCGCTCGCCGTCGACGCGGTGACCGCGATGGTGGGAGAAGGGGCGGCACTGCTGGTGCGGCGGGCGCTGGCCGCCGCCAACCTCAGGTGCGAGGATCCGGATGCCGCGCTGGCGCGCTTCCTTGCGCTCTACGACGAGCGCCTGCTCGCGCACACGGTCCTGTACGACGGCACTCGCGAGATGCTCGAGTCGCTGGCCGCACGGGTGCCGCTTGCCGTCCTGACCAATAAGCCGCAGCGTCCGACCGAGCGGATCCTCGAAGGGCTCGGGATCCGGCGATGCTTCACATGGGTTGTCGGCGGCGACAGCGTCTTCGGCCGCAAGCCCGACCCGGCCGGGCTGAACCACCTGATCGCCACCGCAGGTTCAACGCGCGGCGACACGGTGATGGTCGGCGATTCGGCGATCGATCTGCGTACCGCGCGCGCCGCGGGTGTGCGCTGCTGTCTCGTGCGCTACGGCTTCGGCTTTCCCACCGCCGAGCGCGAACCGCACGGCGACGAGTTCATCGCCGAGGCGGCCGCCGACCTGCTCCGCTTGACGTCCGGATAG